The Treponema medium genome has a window encoding:
- a CDS encoding type II toxin-antitoxin system RelB/DinJ family antitoxin — translation MAQTNINIRIDEDLKKQFEAFCSDIGMTMTTAFCVFAKTAVRKQKIPFEISTDPFYSESNMAHLRRGIEALNAGKGVEHELIEAYE, via the coding sequence ATGGCACAGACAAACATAAATATCCGTATAGATGAGGACTTAAAAAAGCAGTTTGAAGCTTTTTGTTCCGATATTGGAATGACAATGACAACAGCATTTTGCGTATTTGCAAAAACGGCGGTTCGAAAGCAAAAAATACCGTTTGAAATATCAACGGATCCGTTTTACAGTGAAAGCAACATGGCTCACTTACGCCGCGGCATTGAGGCTCTGAATGCCGGGAAAGGCGTAGAGCATGAGCTTATCGAGGCATATGAATGA
- a CDS encoding RNA-directed DNA polymerase, translating to MLQTTILDLEAQEALFFFLDSKIYCSLDFPPYISFGTFLTSINNFLSNHPDILKHVHPENYENVNYIIASNKDGKYDWRPFELINPILYVQLVRTITEELHWQDICKRFKDFAANPGIECMSIPVVQNTLQTNQKAQIFAWWENIEQRSIELSLDYEYLIETDITNCYGALYTHSIAWALHTKERAKQQRRKNLIGNIIDKYIRAMRYGQTNGIPQCSVLMDFIAEMVLGHIDTLLSDRIKANNIIDYHILRYRDDYKIFVNNPHTGEHILKIITEVLAEFGMKPNTLKTNTYDNIILHAIKKDKLAWLIKKQSNKDLQKHLLLIYKHALEYPHAGSLIGPLQDCYFRIKKSKRLQNHSKSLIAIIVDIAYRNPRTYSICAAMLSIILAQLSNKDEQKEIITKIKNKFSLIPNTSNMLIWLQRISLFFKFDIDYDDALCRLIDHAFKEMDNNSLSDTDINQIWNMDWVSSEELKNILKANSIINKTEFKKLSREILLKEIEASLIRNY from the coding sequence ATGTTGCAAACAACTATCTTAGATTTAGAAGCGCAAGAAGCACTATTTTTCTTTTTAGATTCAAAAATATATTGTTCATTGGATTTTCCTCCGTATATCTCTTTTGGTACATTTCTAACTTCTATTAATAACTTTCTATCGAATCATCCTGATATACTCAAGCACGTACATCCCGAGAATTATGAGAATGTCAATTATATTATAGCATCAAATAAAGACGGAAAATACGATTGGAGGCCTTTTGAATTAATCAATCCTATTCTTTATGTACAGCTTGTAAGGACGATTACAGAAGAACTACATTGGCAAGATATCTGTAAACGATTTAAAGACTTTGCTGCAAACCCAGGCATAGAATGTATGAGTATTCCTGTCGTTCAAAATACATTGCAAACAAATCAGAAAGCACAAATATTCGCATGGTGGGAAAATATTGAACAACGCTCAATTGAATTATCTTTAGATTATGAGTACCTTATTGAAACTGATATAACAAACTGTTACGGCGCGCTCTATACCCATTCGATAGCATGGGCATTACACACAAAAGAAAGGGCAAAACAACAAAGACGGAAAAATTTAATCGGCAATATCATAGATAAATACATTCGTGCAATGCGTTATGGTCAAACAAATGGCATTCCGCAATGTTCTGTTTTGATGGATTTTATTGCTGAAATGGTACTGGGTCATATTGATACATTATTATCGGATCGAATTAAAGCAAATAATATAATCGATTATCATATCTTACGTTACCGTGATGATTATAAGATATTTGTTAACAATCCTCATACAGGAGAACACATCTTAAAAATAATAACCGAGGTTCTTGCTGAATTTGGAATGAAGCCAAATACATTAAAAACAAATACATACGACAATATAATTTTACATGCAATCAAAAAAGACAAACTTGCATGGCTTATAAAGAAACAATCCAATAAAGATTTACAGAAGCATTTGCTGCTAATATACAAACATGCATTAGAATATCCCCATGCAGGAAGTTTAATAGGACCTTTACAAGATTGCTATTTCCGAATAAAGAAAAGCAAACGTTTGCAAAATCATTCTAAGTCATTGATAGCTATCATCGTTGATATAGCCTATCGCAATCCGCGAACATATTCAATATGTGCAGCAATGTTAAGCATAATATTAGCTCAACTGTCGAACAAAGACGAACAAAAAGAAATTATTACCAAAATAAAGAATAAATTTAGCTTAATTCCAAATACAAGTAACATGCTTATATGGCTACAGCGGATAAGCTTATTTTTTAAATTTGATATCGACTATGATGATGCTTTATGCCGTTTGATTGATCATGCCTTCAAAGAGATGGATAATAATTCTTTATCGGATACTGATATAAATCAAATCTGGAATATGGATTGGGTAAGTTCTGAGGAATTAAAAAACATATTGAAAGCAAATAGCATTATCAATAAAACAGAATTCAAAAAACTCTCAAGAGAAATCTTGTTAAAAGAAATAGAAGCTTCATTGATAAGAAACTATTAG
- a CDS encoding ABC transporter ATP-binding protein, whose protein sequence is MEQDQENDYNQKFNGGVWKRIVKEFAFFKLLFISGFIFSGLEGICAIAQPKITNYVIDVFVKERNLQNFIPVVVLTGVFILFAVLVTFFYIMTIGTVEVKMCNRLRIRCFNHLQSLSLSFYDANSVGSLMSRITSDINKLSELVAWGVSDLLWGFFMLFALIFTMFHDNIKLALIVLTTFPLIIALSIYLRTKILKAQRRVRAVNAQLTAAYNEDIQGAKTTKTLVREELNAKEFFAKTENMKAASIRGILLSSILMPAVQIIGSLGTGLVVFYGGSAVISQTISLGLLVAFLSYVTQFNAPLAGASALFAELISAQAAAERIFALLEEKPDIQDTEAVIKKYGTALNPTEVQRPAIKGTVQFEHVSFWYKESEPVLTDFNLTVQAGETLALVGSTGAGKSTIVNLFCRFYEPKQGSILIDGIDYTEMPETWIHENLGYVLQSPHLFSGTIEENIRYGKLDATEEEIIAAAKLVDAHEFISAMPDGYQTQVGEGGGLLSTGQKQLISFARALVRNPRLFVLDEATSSIDTETEQKIQKAIAAVLKNRTSFVVAHRLSTIRNADKIIVIEKGRMIEAGTHEELLQKKGHYYQLYSMQFLQEKEGLLQNDRDRA, encoded by the coding sequence ATGGAACAAGATCAGGAAAACGATTACAACCAGAAGTTTAACGGCGGAGTTTGGAAGCGGATTGTAAAAGAATTTGCGTTCTTTAAATTGCTCTTTATTTCAGGTTTCATTTTTTCAGGGCTTGAAGGAATCTGCGCAATTGCACAACCTAAAATCACCAACTATGTCATCGATGTTTTTGTAAAAGAGCGGAATTTACAGAATTTTATTCCGGTCGTCGTGCTGACCGGTGTCTTCATATTGTTCGCAGTTCTCGTTACGTTTTTCTATATTATGACAATCGGCACGGTCGAAGTAAAGATGTGCAATCGCTTACGAATCCGCTGCTTTAATCATTTACAAAGTCTTTCTCTCTCATTTTACGATGCCAATTCGGTCGGCTCTCTTATGTCACGTATCACCTCGGATATCAATAAATTATCGGAGCTGGTGGCGTGGGGTGTATCCGATTTACTGTGGGGCTTTTTTATGCTGTTCGCGCTCATCTTTACGATGTTCCACGACAATATTAAACTCGCCCTTATTGTATTAACGACCTTTCCGCTGATTATTGCATTGAGCATTTATCTACGCACAAAGATATTAAAAGCGCAACGGAGAGTACGGGCGGTAAATGCGCAGCTGACGGCGGCATATAACGAAGATATTCAAGGTGCAAAGACGACCAAAACGCTCGTGCGTGAGGAGTTGAACGCAAAAGAGTTTTTCGCCAAAACGGAGAATATGAAGGCTGCTTCGATACGCGGGATTTTGCTTTCTTCTATTTTAATGCCTGCGGTACAGATTATCGGATCGTTAGGTACGGGGCTGGTTGTCTTTTACGGCGGAAGTGCCGTTATCTCGCAGACGATTAGTTTGGGACTGCTTGTTGCGTTTCTCTCGTATGTTACTCAGTTCAACGCCCCGCTTGCAGGAGCATCCGCGCTATTTGCGGAACTGATATCGGCACAAGCAGCGGCCGAGCGTATTTTTGCGCTGCTGGAAGAAAAGCCTGATATTCAGGATACGGAAGCGGTTATCAAAAAATACGGCACCGCACTCAACCCGACGGAAGTGCAGCGCCCTGCCATAAAAGGAACCGTACAGTTTGAGCACGTATCATTTTGGTATAAAGAAAGCGAACCTGTTTTAACCGATTTTAATTTGACGGTGCAGGCCGGTGAAACGCTTGCGCTCGTCGGGTCTACCGGAGCGGGAAAGTCTACCATCGTGAATTTATTTTGCCGGTTTTATGAACCGAAGCAGGGAAGTATTTTAATTGATGGAATCGACTACACTGAAATGCCGGAAACATGGATACACGAAAACCTCGGCTATGTACTGCAATCACCTCATTTGTTTTCGGGCACAATCGAAGAGAACATCCGCTACGGCAAGCTTGATGCAACGGAAGAAGAAATTATCGCGGCGGCAAAGCTCGTGGACGCTCACGAATTTATTTCCGCGATGCCGGACGGCTACCAAACGCAGGTAGGCGAAGGCGGAGGGCTGCTTTCAACGGGGCAAAAGCAGCTCATCTCGTTTGCACGCGCCCTTGTGCGGAATCCGCGCCTGTTTGTGTTGGACGAGGCCACTTCTTCCATTGATACGGAAACGGAACAAAAAATTCAAAAAGCGATTGCCGCCGTGCTAAAAAACAGAACCTCATTTGTAGTCGCGCACCGCCTTTCCACTATCCGCAATGCCGATAAAATCATCGTTATCGAAAAAGGCAGAATGATAGAAGCAGGCACGCACGAAGAACTGCTGCAGAAAAAAGGACACTACTATCAGCTCTATTCAATGCAGTTTCTACAGGAAAAAGAAGGGTTGCTGCAGAACGACAGAGACAGAGCGTGA
- a CDS encoding ribonucleotide-diphosphate reductase subunit beta — protein MIDNKTVLSRKKLFNETGDIEVHLRKMIGGNTTNLNDFNNMKYTWASEWYRQAMNNFWIPEEINMNTDVQDYRKLSPAEKTAYDKILSFLIFLDSIQTANLPSVGQYITANEVNLCLTIQAFQEAVHSQSYSYMLDTICSPDERTAILYQWKDDAHLLKRNKFIGDLYNEFQDDKSALALLKVAVANYILEGVYFYSGFMFFYNLGRNNKMPGSVQEIRYINRDENTHLWLFRSIIHELQKEEPQLFTPENNELFRSMIREGCEQEIAWGHYVIGDDIPGLTRGMVTDYIQYLGNLRCENLGFEPLYEGHREEPASMSWVSQYSNANLIKTDFFEAKSTAYAKFSALKDDL, from the coding sequence ATGATAGATAACAAAACCGTACTTTCCCGTAAAAAGCTTTTTAACGAAACAGGGGATATCGAAGTCCATTTACGGAAAATGATAGGCGGCAATACCACAAACCTCAACGACTTTAACAATATGAAGTATACGTGGGCAAGCGAATGGTACCGGCAGGCCATGAACAACTTCTGGATACCGGAAGAAATCAATATGAACACCGATGTGCAGGATTACCGCAAACTCAGCCCCGCGGAAAAAACTGCCTACGATAAAATCCTGTCCTTTCTTATTTTTTTGGATAGCATCCAGACGGCAAACCTGCCGAGCGTCGGACAGTATATTACCGCGAATGAAGTAAACCTCTGCCTTACTATTCAGGCATTTCAGGAAGCGGTACATTCGCAGAGCTACAGCTATATGCTCGATACCATCTGTTCTCCCGATGAGCGGACCGCCATCCTTTATCAGTGGAAGGATGATGCGCATCTACTCAAGCGGAACAAGTTTATCGGCGATTTATACAATGAGTTTCAGGATGATAAAAGTGCGCTTGCCTTGCTCAAGGTTGCCGTCGCCAATTACATTCTGGAAGGGGTGTATTTTTATTCAGGCTTTATGTTTTTTTATAACCTCGGTCGGAACAACAAGATGCCCGGCTCCGTGCAGGAAATCCGCTACATCAACCGCGACGAAAACACACACCTGTGGCTGTTCCGCTCGATTATCCATGAGCTGCAAAAAGAAGAACCGCAGCTATTCACGCCGGAAAACAACGAGCTGTTCCGCAGTATGATCCGCGAAGGTTGCGAGCAGGAAATTGCGTGGGGGCATTACGTTATCGGTGACGACATTCCCGGCCTGACCCGCGGTATGGTTACCGACTACATTCAGTACCTCGGCAACCTCCGCTGTGAAAACCTCGGCTTTGAACCCTTGTACGAAGGGCACCGTGAAGAACCCGCCTCAATGAGCTGGGTAAGTCAGTACAGCAATGCAAACCTTATCAAAACGGATTTCTTTGAAGCAAAGTCTACGGCTTACGCAAAATTTTCCGCGTTAAAGGATGACCTATAG
- a CDS encoding Txe/YoeB family addiction module toxin: MKKIWFDEAWEDYEYWQLQDKKTIKRINMLLKDIERGSFDGIGKPEPLKGELSGFWSRRIDDVNRLVYRVSKNTLEILSCRGHYEN; this comes from the coding sequence ATGAAAAAAATATGGTTTGATGAAGCTTGGGAAGATTATGAATATTGGCAACTACAAGATAAAAAAACAATAAAGCGTATCAATATGCTGCTTAAAGATATTGAACGGGGAAGCTTTGACGGTATAGGTAAACCGGAGCCTCTAAAGGGCGAATTGAGCGGGTTTTGGAGTCGCCGTATTGATGACGTGAACAGGCTTGTGTACCGAGTGAGTAAAAATACTTTAGAAATCCTTTCCTGCCGTGGACATTACGAAAATTAA
- a CDS encoding MATE family efflux transporter, which produces MQLKRFSIGPLHFYRQALGFAVPVMIQTFVQSLVSLIDNFMVGGLGDIKMSAVNITNQFTFLFLVTVGTFSETGGMFMSQFNGAKDTSGMRQVYRFKQIMMLACAVLFTLFSFFFSRYILGFLVHGNQQAPEIVAEGQRYLHIILLTFIPIAFSTAIASSLRDIGKVKIIMYSAIISTLINTCGNYILIYGNFGAPRLEVKGAAYATLIARCAEVVLLLIYVHIKKPAFYVRITALWKIRWELFMQMFKKLGLVFASDISWVGTETIVAALYNSRGGAEVVAGMAAGWTIANIFFLIFPVIFTCVRIIVGSSLGQNKLDEARKQARWFLSGFFIFGIFVGICEALTVFIIPIVFIRLSPASHIITRNLVWVIALYMPLWSYLNTQLAISRAGGDAQLGAWVDISVNSIVFLPMMIIFTYFTALSPVAMFGLAKLSDFFKLLIAGHQLKKERWVKNLTVA; this is translated from the coding sequence ATGCAGTTAAAAAGATTCTCGATCGGTCCGCTCCATTTTTACCGGCAGGCGCTCGGATTTGCAGTGCCGGTAATGATTCAAACCTTTGTGCAGAGCCTCGTTTCGCTGATTGATAACTTTATGGTCGGTGGGCTGGGCGACATCAAAATGAGCGCGGTCAATATCACCAATCAATTTACCTTTCTCTTTTTGGTAACAGTTGGAACGTTTTCCGAAACCGGCGGTATGTTTATGTCGCAGTTTAACGGTGCAAAAGACACAAGCGGGATGCGACAGGTCTACCGCTTCAAGCAGATTATGATGCTCGCCTGCGCCGTGCTTTTTACTCTTTTCTCGTTCTTTTTTTCGAGGTATATACTCGGTTTTTTGGTACACGGAAATCAGCAGGCGCCTGAAATCGTAGCTGAGGGACAGCGATACCTGCATATCATTCTTCTTACCTTTATTCCGATAGCTTTCTCAACGGCGATTGCCTCTTCTTTGCGCGACATCGGCAAGGTAAAGATCATTATGTACAGCGCGATTATCTCTACTTTAATCAACACATGCGGAAACTACATTTTGATTTACGGAAATTTTGGGGCGCCGCGTCTGGAGGTAAAGGGCGCTGCATACGCGACGTTGATAGCCCGCTGTGCCGAAGTTGTTCTACTGCTTATCTATGTGCATATCAAAAAGCCTGCGTTTTATGTGCGAATTACCGCGCTGTGGAAAATACGCTGGGAACTATTTATGCAGATGTTTAAAAAACTTGGGCTGGTGTTTGCCTCCGATATTTCGTGGGTGGGTACCGAAACGATTGTTGCCGCGCTGTATAATAGCCGCGGCGGGGCGGAGGTGGTTGCGGGCATGGCTGCCGGTTGGACGATTGCAAATATTTTCTTTTTAATCTTTCCGGTGATTTTTACCTGCGTACGTATTATTGTCGGCAGCTCGCTCGGCCAGAACAAATTGGACGAAGCCCGCAAGCAGGCGCGGTGGTTTCTTTCCGGCTTTTTTATCTTCGGTATTTTTGTCGGCATCTGCGAAGCTCTTACCGTTTTTATCATTCCCATTGTGTTTATCCGGCTTTCGCCTGCTTCGCATATCATCACGAGGAACCTCGTATGGGTTATCGCGCTTTATATGCCGTTGTGGTCATATCTTAACACGCAGCTCGCAATTTCCCGCGCCGGTGGCGATGCGCAGCTCGGCGCATGGGTGGATATCAGCGTCAACTCAATCGTATTCCTACCGATGATGATTATCTTTACTTACTTTACCGCGCTTTCGCCTGTTGCGATGTTCGGCCTTGCAAAGCTGAGTGATTTTTTTAAGTTGCTCATCGCCGGTCATCAATTAAAAAAAGAGCGGTGGGTAAAGAATTTAACCGTAGCGTAA
- a CDS encoding GNAT family N-acetyltransferase, which translates to MNKNDYIIHLERKEEYRDVENLVRESFWNVYRPGCQEHYILKQLRDDPAFVHELDFVMEKDGKLIGQNIFVRTLIKTDDGRALPIMTMGPICIAPELKRQGYGKILLDYSLDKATALGYGAVCFEGNINFYGKSGFTYASAYGIRYHGLPEGADASFFLCKELIPGYLTGITGEYATPKGYAACDEHPNDFAVYEAGFPYKEKLKLPGQIFD; encoded by the coding sequence ATGAATAAAAATGACTATATCATCCATTTGGAAAGAAAAGAAGAATACCGTGATGTTGAAAACCTTGTTCGGGAAAGTTTTTGGAATGTGTACCGCCCGGGGTGTCAGGAACATTATATTCTCAAGCAGCTGCGGGATGATCCGGCATTTGTGCACGAGCTTGATTTTGTGATGGAAAAAGACGGGAAGTTGATCGGGCAGAATATCTTTGTCAGGACTCTGATTAAAACTGATGATGGACGCGCGCTTCCGATTATGACGATGGGGCCGATTTGTATTGCGCCGGAACTAAAGCGGCAGGGCTACGGAAAAATACTGCTGGATTATTCCCTTGATAAAGCAACGGCGCTCGGTTACGGTGCGGTATGCTTTGAAGGCAATATCAATTTTTACGGCAAGAGCGGATTTACCTACGCGAGTGCATACGGCATCAGGTATCACGGATTGCCGGAGGGAGCAGATGCTTCGTTCTTTCTCTGTAAAGAATTAATTCCCGGCTATCTGACCGGTATTACCGGAGAATATGCTACGCCGAAGGGCTATGCTGCCTGCGATGAACATCCGAATGACTTCGCTGTGTATGAGGCAGGCTTTCCGTACAAAGAGAAGTTAAAGCTGCCCGGGCAGATTTTTGACTGA
- a CDS encoding GNAT family N-acetyltransferase, with protein MTTILKIADSDEKAKIVEYVLSDLPEWFGLPESTAEYIHDSRELDLWAAKDNGEYIGFITLSQSSTDCGEIHCMGVKKAYHRKGVGTLLLAALKNFAKTTYEYLQVKTVDEGHYKEYDQTIAFYKKQGFKKLEVFPTLWDAWNPCLVMIQKLYAR; from the coding sequence ATGACAACAATTCTTAAAATAGCAGATAGTGATGAAAAAGCTAAAATTGTTGAATATGTTTTATCAGACTTGCCCGAATGGTTCGGTCTGCCTGAAAGTACGGCGGAATATATACATGATTCAAGAGAACTGGACTTATGGGCTGCAAAAGATAACGGTGAATATATCGGATTTATAACGCTGAGCCAATCGAGTACCGATTGCGGAGAGATACACTGCATGGGCGTCAAAAAAGCCTATCATAGAAAAGGGGTAGGCACTTTATTGCTTGCAGCACTGAAAAATTTTGCAAAGACAACATACGAGTATTTACAGGTAAAAACCGTCGATGAAGGACACTACAAAGAATACGATCAAACAATAGCTTTTTATAAAAAACAAGGATTCAAAAAGCTTGAAGTGTTCCCTACGCTATGGGACGCATGGAATCCATGTCTTGTAATGATACAAAAGTTGTATGCACGTTAA